Proteins from a genomic interval of Salmo salar chromosome ssa14, Ssal_v3.1, whole genome shotgun sequence:
- the LOC106569449 gene encoding TOX high mobility group box family member 4 isoform X8, with protein sequence MSQPGGGALLSSTLGVELGHSIGSHFSSSSPMTIDVPLGDMNHGLLGHNQLTTIDQSELSAQLGLGLHGGNILSRSKSPDQLSATPSPAGSLQDDDMDDFRKSVLVDSPMSLSVSPAILSHLSTMPGSAPMLSSSISPALVRRGGGKPAMVAATAGPGGGKKGKKKKDPNEPQKPVSAYALFFRDTQAAIKGQNPNATFGEVSKIVASMWDSLGEEQKQVYKRKTEAAKKEYLKALSAYRANQLSQPSIEMMDTASSPPPVPEPVNVALLAPARPSRLPQHNPDQNTITNICTSNIILDVPQVTTRSRTGAHKPLTLGPTTTATPTLIPNITATLTPTITKIIISKQMLQDGAQLQQIPTSMVTVLPGGVRTLLPSAPRQPPPLQQMQHAPPPPRLQQMVHSPAPPPLQAKPRGSAGPGLPVSITATPPPPLQITIVPASLQADASLPIIVTTTATANSICVTNSTVPTSAYSTPTVALQLAKSTDLTASADEDAVTEEFTSGEMEMEFNMSPGATDVASGPLTMCVRAGCTNPAIESTDWDKEYCSNECVATHCRDIFMAWCSIRNHNTMVVK encoded by the exons GGGGGGCCCTGCTCAGCTCAACACTGGGGGTG GAACTTGGCCACTCCATTGGCTCCCATTTCAGCAGCTCCTCTCCAATGACCATTGATGTCCCACTTGGTGACATGAATCATGGCCTATTGGGACACAATCAGCTAACCACTATTGACCAATCAGAGTTGAGTGCCCAGCTTGGGCTTGGTCTTCATGGCGGGAACATTCTGTCCCGTTCCAAGTCACCTGACCAGCTCTCTGCCACGCCTTCTCCAGCAGGCTCCCTCCAGGATGATGACATGGATGACTTCAGG AAGAGTGTGCTGGTTGACTCTCCAATGTCCCTGTCGGTCTCCCCTGCaattctctcccacctctccaccATGCCGGGCTCTGCCCCCatgctctcctcctccatctcccctgcaTTAGTGAGGCGCGGCGGGGGAAAGCCGGCCATGGTGGCCGCTACGGCAGGGCCTggaggagggaagaagggaaAGAAGAAGAAAGACCCCAACGAGCCCCAGAAACCCGTCTCTGCGTACGCCCTGTTCTTCAGGGACACCCAGGCTGCCATCAAGGGCCAGAACCCCAATGCCACATTTGGAGAGGTGTCCAAGATCGTAGCCTCCATGTGGGACAGCCTTGGGGAAGAGCAGAAACAg GTGTATAAGAGGAAGACGGAAGCAGCGAAAAAGGAGTACTTGAAGGCATTATCAGCTTACAGAGCCAATCAGCTCTCACAG CCCTCCATTGAGATGATGGACACGGCCTCTTCACCACCTCCAGTGCCTGAGCCAGTGAATGTGGCCCTCCTGGCTCCCGCCCGCCCCTCCCGCCTCCCCCAGCACAACCCTGACCAGAATACCATCACCAACATCTGCACCTCCAACATCATTCTGGACGTCCCCCAGGTCACCACACGCTCCCGCACAGGGGCTCACAAGCCCCTCACCCTGGGTCCCACCACCACAGCCACCCCGACCCTGATCCCAAACATCACAGCCACCCTGACCCCCACCATCACCAAGATCATCATCTCCAAACAGATGCTCCAGGACGGGGCTCAGCTCCAGCAGATCCCCACCTCCATGGTGACTGTGCTCCCTGGCGGTGTGCGCACCCTGCTGCCCTCAGCCCCACGCCAGCCCCCACCTCTGCAGCAGATGCAGCATGCCCCTCCTCCCCCGCGGCTCCAGCAGATGGTACACTCCCCAGCCCCGCCTCCCCTCCAGGCCAAGCCCAGAGGAAGTGCTGGACCTGGGCTTCCTGTGTCCATCACCGCGACACCTCCCCCTCCACTACAGATCACGATAGTCCCTGCTTCTTTGCAAGCAGACGCATCCTTGCCCATTATTGTTACGACAACAGCAACCGCCAACTCAATTTGTGTCACCAATTCCACTGTACCTACATCTGCTTACTCCACCCCTACAGTGGCTCTGCAATTGGCAAAATCCACTGACTTGACGGCCAGTGCAGATGAGGATGCGGTTACGGAAGAGTTCACGTCAGGAGAG ATGGAAATGGAGTTCAATATGTCTCCAGGTGCCACTGATGTGGCTTCTGGCCCTCTGACTATGTGTGTGCGCGCAGGATGCACCAATCCTGCAATAGAGAGCACGGACTGGGACAAAGAGTACTGCAGCAATGAATGCGTCGCCACTCACTGCAG GGATATCTTCATGGCCTGGTGCTCGATCAGGAATCACAACACCATGGTTGTCAAGTAA